The Catharus ustulatus isolate bCatUst1 chromosome 26, bCatUst1.pri.v2, whole genome shotgun sequence genome has a window encoding:
- the YTHDF2 gene encoding YTH domain-containing family protein 2 isoform X2, protein MSASSLLEQRPKGQGNKVQNGSVHQKDGLNDDDFEPYLSPQARPNNAYTAMSDSYLPSYFSPSIGFSYSLGEAAWSTGGDPPMPYLTSYGQLSNGEPHFLPDAMFGQPGALGSTPFLGQHGFNFFPSGIDFSAWGNNNSQGQSTQSSGYSSNYAYAPSSLGGAMIDGQSAFANETLNKAPGMNTIDQGMAALKLGSTDVASSVPKVIGSAVGSGSITTNIMTSNSLPPATIAPPKPTSWADIASKPAKQQPKLKTKNGIAGSSLPPPPIKHNMDIGTWDNKGPVAKVPSQALAQNLAQQPAQVSPQPMGQQISSSPPVTQTPGGQQPQALPPPAPLPVPPAQPARWVAPRNRGNGFGQNGVDGNGMGQAQSTSSSPSEPHPVLEKLRSVNNYNPKDFDWNPKHGRVFIIKSYSEDDIHRSIKYNIWCSTEHGNKRLDAAYRSMNGKGPVYLLFSVNGSGHFCGVAEMKSAVDYNTCAGVWSQDKWKGRFDVRWIFVKDVPNSQLRHIRLENNENKPVTNSRDTQEVPLEKAKQVLKIIATYKHTTSIFDDFSHYEKRQEEEENVKKERQGRVK, encoded by the exons aataatgCGTACACTGCAATGTCTGATTCCTACTTACCAAGCTACTTCAGTCCCTCCATTGGATTCTCCTACTCCTTAGGCGAAGCTGCCTGGTCCACAGGGGGAGACCCCCCCATGCCCTACCTGACCTCGTATGGACAGCTGAGCAACGGGGAGCCTCACTTCCTCCCTGATGCCATGTTTGGGCAGCCAGGGGCCCTTGGCAGCACTCCATTCCTCGGGCAGCATGGCTTTAACTTTTTTCCAAGCGGGATTGACTTTTCAGCTTGGGGGAATAACAATTCTCAGGGACAATCCACTCAAAGCTCTGGCTACAGCAGCAACTATGCCTATGCTCCCAGCTCACTGGGAGGGGCCATGATTGATGGGCAGTCGGCCTTTGCCAACGAGACCCTGAACAAGGCTCCCGGCATGAACACCATCGACCAGGGCATGGCAGCCCTCAAGCTCGGCAGCACGGACGTGGCGAGCAGTGTCCCTAAAGTCATCGGCTCGGCCGTGGGCAGTGGATCTATCACCACTAATATCATGACATCAAACAGTTTGCCTCCAGCAACGATTGCACCGCCAAAGCCAACCTCATGGGCTGACATTGCCAGCAAACCTGCCAAGCAGCAACCCAAGCTGAAGACCAAGAATGGCATTGCAGGGTCGAGTCTTCCGCCACCTCCCATAAAACATAACATGGATATCGGAACTTGGGATAACAAAGGGCCTGTGGCAAAAGTGCCATCACAGGCCTTGGCCCAGAATCTTGCTCAGCAGCCAGCGCAGGTGTCTCCACAGCCCATGGGCCAGCAGATCAGTAGCAGCCCACCAGTGACCCAGACTCCGGGTGGACAGCAGCCACAGGCGCTGCCACCGCCAGCCCCACTacctgtgccaccagcacagcctgcccgCTGGGTTGCCCCTCGGAATCGTGGCAATGGCTTCGGCCAGAATGGAGTGGACGGTAACGGAATGGGACAGGCTCAGTCCACTTCCAGTTCTCCTTCAGAGCCTCACCCGGTCTTGGAGAAGTTGAGATCTGTCAACAACTACAACCCCAAGGATTTTGACTGGAACCCAAAGCATGGGCGGGTTTTCATCATTAAGAGTTACTCTGAGGATGATATCCACCGTTCCATTAAATACAACATCTGGTGCAGTACGGAGCATGGCAACAAGAGACTGGATGCAGCCTATCGCTCCATGAATGGGAAGGGCCCTGTATATTTACTGTTCAGTGTCAATGGTAGTGGTCACTTCTGCGGTGTAGCAGAAATGAAATCTGCTGTGGACTATAACACTTGTGCAGGTGTGTGGTCCCAGGACAAGTGGAAGGGACGTTTTGATGTCAGGTGGATTTTTGTGAAGGACGTTCCCAACAGCCAGCTGCGACACATCCGCCTAGAGAACAATGAGAATAAACCAGTGACCAActccagggacactcaggagGTGCCTCTGGAAAAGGCTAAGCAGGTGTTGAAAATCATTGCCACCTACAAGCACACCACCTCCATCTTTGATGACTTCTCACACTATGAGAAACgccaagaggaggaggaaaatgttaaaaag GAACGCCAAGGCCGTGTCAAGTAA
- the YTHDF2 gene encoding YTH domain-containing family protein 2 isoform X1: MDVAVRKGDGFGVEQRPKGQGNKVQNGSVHQKDGLNDDDFEPYLSPQARPNNAYTAMSDSYLPSYFSPSIGFSYSLGEAAWSTGGDPPMPYLTSYGQLSNGEPHFLPDAMFGQPGALGSTPFLGQHGFNFFPSGIDFSAWGNNNSQGQSTQSSGYSSNYAYAPSSLGGAMIDGQSAFANETLNKAPGMNTIDQGMAALKLGSTDVASSVPKVIGSAVGSGSITTNIMTSNSLPPATIAPPKPTSWADIASKPAKQQPKLKTKNGIAGSSLPPPPIKHNMDIGTWDNKGPVAKVPSQALAQNLAQQPAQVSPQPMGQQISSSPPVTQTPGGQQPQALPPPAPLPVPPAQPARWVAPRNRGNGFGQNGVDGNGMGQAQSTSSSPSEPHPVLEKLRSVNNYNPKDFDWNPKHGRVFIIKSYSEDDIHRSIKYNIWCSTEHGNKRLDAAYRSMNGKGPVYLLFSVNGSGHFCGVAEMKSAVDYNTCAGVWSQDKWKGRFDVRWIFVKDVPNSQLRHIRLENNENKPVTNSRDTQEVPLEKAKQVLKIIATYKHTTSIFDDFSHYEKRQEEEENVKKERQGRVK; encoded by the exons aataatgCGTACACTGCAATGTCTGATTCCTACTTACCAAGCTACTTCAGTCCCTCCATTGGATTCTCCTACTCCTTAGGCGAAGCTGCCTGGTCCACAGGGGGAGACCCCCCCATGCCCTACCTGACCTCGTATGGACAGCTGAGCAACGGGGAGCCTCACTTCCTCCCTGATGCCATGTTTGGGCAGCCAGGGGCCCTTGGCAGCACTCCATTCCTCGGGCAGCATGGCTTTAACTTTTTTCCAAGCGGGATTGACTTTTCAGCTTGGGGGAATAACAATTCTCAGGGACAATCCACTCAAAGCTCTGGCTACAGCAGCAACTATGCCTATGCTCCCAGCTCACTGGGAGGGGCCATGATTGATGGGCAGTCGGCCTTTGCCAACGAGACCCTGAACAAGGCTCCCGGCATGAACACCATCGACCAGGGCATGGCAGCCCTCAAGCTCGGCAGCACGGACGTGGCGAGCAGTGTCCCTAAAGTCATCGGCTCGGCCGTGGGCAGTGGATCTATCACCACTAATATCATGACATCAAACAGTTTGCCTCCAGCAACGATTGCACCGCCAAAGCCAACCTCATGGGCTGACATTGCCAGCAAACCTGCCAAGCAGCAACCCAAGCTGAAGACCAAGAATGGCATTGCAGGGTCGAGTCTTCCGCCACCTCCCATAAAACATAACATGGATATCGGAACTTGGGATAACAAAGGGCCTGTGGCAAAAGTGCCATCACAGGCCTTGGCCCAGAATCTTGCTCAGCAGCCAGCGCAGGTGTCTCCACAGCCCATGGGCCAGCAGATCAGTAGCAGCCCACCAGTGACCCAGACTCCGGGTGGACAGCAGCCACAGGCGCTGCCACCGCCAGCCCCACTacctgtgccaccagcacagcctgcccgCTGGGTTGCCCCTCGGAATCGTGGCAATGGCTTCGGCCAGAATGGAGTGGACGGTAACGGAATGGGACAGGCTCAGTCCACTTCCAGTTCTCCTTCAGAGCCTCACCCGGTCTTGGAGAAGTTGAGATCTGTCAACAACTACAACCCCAAGGATTTTGACTGGAACCCAAAGCATGGGCGGGTTTTCATCATTAAGAGTTACTCTGAGGATGATATCCACCGTTCCATTAAATACAACATCTGGTGCAGTACGGAGCATGGCAACAAGAGACTGGATGCAGCCTATCGCTCCATGAATGGGAAGGGCCCTGTATATTTACTGTTCAGTGTCAATGGTAGTGGTCACTTCTGCGGTGTAGCAGAAATGAAATCTGCTGTGGACTATAACACTTGTGCAGGTGTGTGGTCCCAGGACAAGTGGAAGGGACGTTTTGATGTCAGGTGGATTTTTGTGAAGGACGTTCCCAACAGCCAGCTGCGACACATCCGCCTAGAGAACAATGAGAATAAACCAGTGACCAActccagggacactcaggagGTGCCTCTGGAAAAGGCTAAGCAGGTGTTGAAAATCATTGCCACCTACAAGCACACCACCTCCATCTTTGATGACTTCTCACACTATGAGAAACgccaagaggaggaggaaaatgttaaaaag GAACGCCAAGGCCGTGTCAAGTAA